tttggtgagagagaggataaattcaaggaggcatttgaaattattgatacgaggtggggatgccaactccatcaaccgttgcatgcagctgcacactacttgaatccagaatttttctattcaaaccccaacattttgcaagatgaagaaattatgacGGGTTTGTACAAATGTGTTGGAAGGTTAGTGCCAACtattgaaatgcaagataaagtttcaaatgagttggaaaaatacaatgcctctagtggcgtctttggaattagtttggcagtgagacaaaggaagacaaaagcaccaggtaaagtggcatttgtactacctcttcatttttgaaaattattttttctatttaccTAGTAgttattcatttaaaatttattttataacagcgcaatggtggatggcatatggatcaacaactccaaacttgcaaaagtttgctgtgaaaattcttagcctcatgtgtagtgctaccggctgcgaaagaaattggagcatattccaacatgtaagtcattagtatatcatggattaattattaaagaacaagaactaccaatctactgctttttagaatcattattaaccatattactttaaactttttgcagcttcatagcaaaaggagaaataggctatcccagcaacgcttgaatgatttggtatttgtgaaatataatcgaacttTGAGGCGTCGATACGACAaacgtgacaccattgatcccatcctcctgaaggacattgatgatagtaatgagtggttgattggtaggatggatggtgattctgatgaggatgatgaacttgtgtttgaagatgataatttgacttgggattctgttgctagagccgctggactaaataaccccccgcatcacactagatcaagaataagtacaaatatgccatcatcgtctaaagaaagagaaagggcttcatctagtagtgcaaccactgctaggggtcggaccacaatgttggaacttgtagatgaggatgaaatccaagtggatagtgtagaggagacggaagaggaaaaagatgttggagaaaacagttctaatgatgaagaggaagatgatgatatcttcaccgacctagttgatgatgagtgatgagtgatgattgaggaggatttttagattttatattttgaaatcttttattgtactcttttcttttgatgttgaactatgttgaattgttaaGGCTTTTGGGCTTTGtcttggcaattttattaaatttccaattttttattgaatgttttgacattttaaattctaatatgactagatattcatatgttcatatataaattaccccaaatagatattttacaccattttaataattgtgcgcctcaccttcatgaggcgcacgccttcgcctcgcgcctcgcgcctcggcttcaaagaccctttgcgcctcggctcgcctcgcgcctctgactactatgcttttgacacacattgtatcctaagaatgcacatcgaacagATTGAGCAAATAATTTATGTCACTCATGAGGAGGTAGATGAACAAAACATATACAACCAAAGGTATGGTGGTTATCGTAACTAAgttgcttagcaaataaacggaaatagggagactccatgagtaggacttgagaaggtaaacgattaatcaagtagAAGTTTTCAGAGCcttaacctagaacatggaacagAGGATTCCAACAAGAGAGTACggaccacatctaggagatgacgacTTTTCCATTCGGCTATGCCATTCAATTGGGGAGTAGCAAGACATGAATGTTGATGAATAATAAAATGCCTGAAAAGCagtagacacatattcaccaccGGAATCTGtgcgtaatgtcttaatagaagcagaaaattgattgtcaacatacgctaaaaactcagtgaaagtgcgaaaaacctcaaatttagagcaaagaaagtagacccaagtaaatttGCTATGATCATCAACGAAAGTCGCACAGTATttaatttttcatgtgaactaaccgaggaaggtccccaaacatcactttggataagctcaaaacactaagaagctctactagcatgcaaagagaagggaagagttttgcttttaccaagtttgcaagaggcatacgcaagagataaagaagaacgttctttattaccaagtaaaccaaaGTTCAATACGTGAGATAAGATATGAGTATTGTGACGGCCTAAATgacgatgccacaccatactaagatctgaaacattattacaagcaaaaggcTTAATAGAAGAAACTGAAGAACGTGCTGGAAcaggcaaaagtagtggaaacaagcgccccactttaggtcccttcacGATCGCCTCCCCGTTACCTGGTCCTACACAACACAGCCATTACCataaaaattaacagcacaattgttatcaactaattgaccaataaaaataagatttgtgGAAAGCTGACGAGCAAGAAACACATaagtgaacttagaagaggcatctctGACAGCAACTATTGGCAAAGAACTGTCGTTGGCAGTCTGAATAGCAAATTGACCAACgtagggccgaacatgacacaaggtagtgggattattcgtcatgtgattagaggcacccgaGTCCACATACCATAaattagtagaattgttacccTCGAACCCCATTGTTGataatgccgaaattagcatcTGTTGCACCATTTTGGGTGTGCAGTAATTCGCTGGAGGAGGTGCAGAAACAGAGAAGTCACTTGAAGAAGAGCCAGAGGCCGCAAAAGTCACTGCAGGGGGGGGGGTACACTAATGAAGTCTGTAATGCCTGGGCCTAACAATTCTGCGGGCGGAtacgacattctttgataatatgacccttcttcttgcaataagagcagactttcttggaacaattagcagcAATATGTACAAATTCTTTGCAACAAAAACACTACAAAGTGCTAGAATGCGCAGGCAATCCTCATCGTTGAGTAGCATAAGCCACTAGGACAAACCCcgaactaccatgagattgtgccagagtaacttgagtaGTAAGCAgttgttcttcacgaagtaactcaccaaaacaaacatccagAGAAGGAACAGGAGAGCGATTTAGCAGAGATGAGCGAACAAATTCATACTCGAGGCAGAatttcataagaaactgatcacgACAACTAGTCTCGTGAAGAtgttgaataatgggaagagaagccacAGGAACATCCGCAATAACCAAATCAAAATATTCATTCCAAAGAGTTAGATACCCctaataatagtcttggatggaatgattgtcatgttgaaacatggaaATCACATGCTCTAGCTGAAAACAACGAGCACCGTTATCTTGATAACATGCTATTTTTAAATAAGTTCGAGCGGTGCGATAAGgtcgcaagttggggacaatatgtggctcaaccgaGCCAAGAAGACAGgacataatccgagcatcaagcacagcccatgaaggacaCACAGTCGGTCCCAAGCctaggtaaaggaggagggttgcgttaggtagctgacaaccaaagtaaaatttgtcaaatcactatgatatgaattcttGCCGAATATTTTctagggcgtcccctacgagcgacgcattgcacttgaaccaccctggtgtagcgaaaagtgggcaagGGTGGGCTAGGTAGTCACCTCGAAGAAACACGCTGTGTCGGCGCCCGAACACAGTTtaaaatatgcgagggttcctgcagcATTCTAGATGTGGGcaagtaaagacgttagttcaagaaactattagattagcaacttggaatataggaacacttacgggtaaaagcatggaaattatgaatacaatgatcagaagaagaattaatataatttgccttcaagaaactaagtgggtgggggcgaaagctagagaaattgaaaaaaatggaGCAGGCATTactatagacaaaaacttaaaacctagcgttgtggatgtaactagattagaggatagaattataaaaatcaagatgttaataggacaagagataataaatatcattagtacttatgctcctcaagtcgtcttagcaaaaaatcttaagaaacaattttgggaagatatggatagtaggcataccagggactaagaaaatatttataggagcaTATCTGAATGGACaggttggaagggataataaaaattatgagaggatacatagaggatatggatatggagacaaaaatgagtctgggaagatgatcttagacttcgctatgtcatatgattttagtataatgaatacttgctttaagaagagagaagaacacttaataacctttaaaagtgggaaaaatagaaatcaaatagattttttttttaactaggaggatagatcatttatcatgcaaggattgtaaagttattccaagtgaaagcctaaccacacaacatagagtcttagtgttagatatatgtattaaaaaatgaaagaaaaatgataaaataaaatagtgtaagagaactagacggtggaacctaaaaggagaaaatatactaaaatttaaagataaaattatcaaagatggggattggaatatagaggatgggataaatACAAATACTCTTCGAACtaaattagctagctctattaaaaaaaaaaaaaagcaaaagaaaCTTTAGGGGAAtgaaggggaagattctcgaatagcgaAGAAAGttagtggtgggataaagatgtacaaaaaaccataaagacaaaaagaatttggtataaaacgtggcaaaaatgtagaaatagggataactttgaaaagtataaggaggcaagaaaagatacaaaaaaaaggctattagtgaagctaaatatagatcatttaatagtttgaataatagattaggtacaaaagaaggggaaagagatatatttaaacttgctaaagctagagaaaggaagagtaaggacttaggaaatgtaaaatgtataaaaagtgaagatgagattgtcttggttaaggacgaagacattaaagaaagatggcgaagttactttagtaagttgttgaatgaaaaccaaataaaaggcttaaacttagaattgtcaaatgaagaaaagactaaaaatattagttttattcgaaaaattagagttaacgaagttaaatttgcactaaaaaagatgaaaaatggaaaagctatgagaccagataacatcccaattgaagtttggaaatgcttaggtgataacgaaattatatggttaactaatttatttaatacaattataaaaactaagaaaacatcagatgaatggaggaaaagcactttaatacccaTATACAAATATAAAGGAGatgttcaaaattgtaataactatagtGGAagtaaacttatgagtcatacaatgaaactataggaaaggatagttgaacaaaagattaaggttagaaacgaaagtctcaaaaaatcaatttaattttatgcctgggagatctaccacaaaacctatttatcttttaagaagattaatggaaaagtttagagaaaagaagagggacttgcatatgatatttatcgACCTTGAGAAAGGATATGagaggatacctagggaagttctatggtaggttttagaaaaaaaggttgTATGTAGTAGGCatgatatgtacgatggagtaatgactagcataaggactatagatggagaaactagagaatttccaatcaccgtAGGTGTACATCAAGCATCTGCTTTGATGTCCTTATCTTTTTGCGTtaatgatggaccaattgactaagagtattcaaaaggaggttccatggtgtatattgtttgcaaatgatattgtattaattgacaaaactaggaacaaagtagaggctaagttagaattatggagagaagctttggaatctagagactttaggataagtagaaataacactaaatatatgaaatgtaattttagtaatgataggagaaatattagagacaaagttaaacttgataatgaagaaataaatagcacttgtagattttgataccttggatctattatgcaagctgaaggagaaattgaagatgatgtaatgcatagagttaaagcaagttgggtaaaatggagaagtgcttcaagtgtgctccaTGATCCTAGAATATACTTAAAATTGAAACGGAAgcttataggacagctataagaccaactatgcagTATGGATCGGAATGTagggcaacgaagaaacatagtatccaaaatgtaaaagttgctGACataagaatgcttagatggatgagtggtataacattgaaagataaattaaggaatgaacatattcgtggtaagttaggtgtaactcttatagaagataaggcaagagagggacgactcagatggtatggacacttgcaacgcaggccacatagtgcacctgtgaggaagagtgagttagttactatgagtgcagtagaaggggtagcggtaaacctaaaataacttgggaggagatagtaagtaaggatttaatatccctgaatctatcaaaagaaatggtccatgatcgcatcaattggcggaaaaggattcatataccTGACCCCACCTAGAggaactaaggcttggttttgttgttggtGGGTGCAAAAtctgtgccatcaatatgacctcaaagatcttttcccttcagGAAAAGTTCAAACTAAAAAGCTCACATAGAATAATTGTTGCCtgtaaacttggcacacacaggTGCGAAGTCCAAGCTAAACAATGGAGCAAATGAAGAAGTCCAAAAAAACGG
This window of the Malania oleifera isolate guangnan ecotype guangnan chromosome 6, ASM2987363v1, whole genome shotgun sequence genome carries:
- the LOC131158199 gene encoding uncharacterized protein LOC131158199 → MAYGSTTPNLQKFAVKILSLMCSATGCERNWSIFQHLHSKRRNRLSQQRLNDLVFVKYNRTLRRRYDKRDTIDPILLKDIDDSNEWLIGRMDGDSDEDDELVFEDDNLTWDSVARAAGLNNPPHHTRSRISTNMPSSSKERERASSSSATTARGRTTMLELVDEDEIQVDSVEETEEEKDVGENSSNDEEEDDDIFTDLVDDE